A stretch of DNA from Methylomicrobium lacus LW14:
TGTCCCGCCGATCATTTGCACAAATGACCCGACAGCCTAATTCATGGATAAACCGGAAAGCCTACCCGAAGCCGATATAGACCCGCCGAAGCCCAAGCCGAAGCGGAAATCGACAGCGCCGAAGAAAGGCCCCTCCAAATCCCGCAAAAAGAAAAAAGTGCCGCCGCCCGGTTACTTGCAACACAAGTTGGCGATGCTTGCGGTCGAATTGATCAGCCTCTCGATCGTCGCGATTTCGCTGATTATCGTGCTGATCGGTTATTCCGCCGACCGCTTTACCGGCACCAGTTTTTTCGGCAGTCTGTTACCGTTCGCGTTCGGAATATTGCTGCTGGTATTGCTGACGTTAGCATCACTGCTCGGCTGGTGGCGCTTGCGGCAATGGCTGCATTTGAAGGCGGAATACCTCTCGCCTTTGGTCGCCGCGGGTTTAGCCATCATCATCGGCTGGTTTACCGTACAGGATAATTTCGCGTTGGCCTACGGACGTTTCCGCACCCTGGTCGGCGGCAAGGAAGAAGCCGGACGCGTGACCTTGGAGCATCAGATCTATGCCGCTTACCGGCGTTACGGCACCAAGGACTTGCAAAAAATGCTGGTCCGGGCCAAGAAATTTACCCCCTCGATCGAGGCCGCGGCCGAGGCTTTCGATGTCGACGTGAATATTCTGCACGGCATTGCCGCGGCCGAGTCCTCGTTCCTGCCGAAAGACAGCGCCGACGGCGGGCGCGGTCTGTTCCAGATCACGCAAGTGCCGAAGGCGACCCTAGAGGAAGCCGCCGAGCGATTGGAGGTCGCCAAGTTGGACTTGCAGAATCCGAAACACAATGCCTTTGTCGCCGCCGCAACGCTCAAGCATTATTTGGACGAAATGCACGAAGACCTGTTTTTGGCGCTGCTGGCCTATAACATAGGTCCTGCCAACGGCGGTTTGCGTTTCATCATGGACCAATACCACACCTCGGATTTCACGACCATCCAGCCCTACTTGCAGGAGATGCCGCGCGGCTATCCGGTACGGGTCCTATCCCATGCACTGGCCTTCCGGATTTGGCGCGAGGAAGGCAAACTACTGGCCTACGAAGAAGGCCAAAATGCCCTCCACATCCAGCATATCGGCATACCGGGTTTGCATGCCGGTTTCTAAAACACGCAAGCATTGATTCGGCCCACAAAAATACTGGGCGCCAGCAAATCCGGCTAACATTGCAAGTTTATCGCCTTGAAAGCTATAAACCGGAAAGACTGGCGCGACAAGCCTCATCCCCGCAACAACGAAGTACCCGTCCCCTTCCCTTATTTTACCTGAAGATTGTCTAACTCTTTTTTACTGGATTTGAGCTTTTTCGATTTCTTTGACTAATCCTGACTGGGCATTCGAGGCGGATGGGTGCAGATGGGTATAGTTCTGGCGTTTAGTTTATTTCTATTATATGGTAATAGATCATTTGTTCGTGTTTTGTCCAATCTCTTTCCTCATTGCTTACTCTCTCAGATCCAGTATCTCTCCTAGGATGAAGGAGTTGGTGACCGTCTAAATAAGAATCTATTATGTGATAATAGTATATTTATGTCATTTTTATAGTTTGGCCTGATCGCTCACTATCTAAAGAGCCCTCTCCTTCGAAGGACACTTTCACCCGAAATACAGGAGAACTATGCACTTCTTTGATGGAGAGCGTCCTCCAGCCCCACCTACCCCCGGCTGGTTCTCTGCTGGCGCCGGCTTCGACATCAACGTTCGACATAGGCAAATAAGATTCTATTATATGATAATAGATATAATAAGCGTAATTGTCGACAAACCATTGCCGCCCAACAACGGCTTGAGAATCCCGGCTTTTTTACATGCCAGCAGCTAACGCGTTTGCTGACATGAAGACGGCCCTTCCGCTTCAAGCAAGCTATTTTCACTTTACTCAAAGGAGAGTTTCCATGAAACATTATTTTGCAGCAACCGTACCCGCGAACCCGCGAGGATGATTATCAAAATGGCTATTTTGGCTCTTCCAATCCGCTCGAGCCTGAGGATTTCCAGGCCAAACCCAAGAAAACCAACGCAGGCAAATTCGCCTTGCAATGAGCAGCCATTAACAGAAAGTCAGGAGATTTCTATTTAATGCAAACACCTATCGCCCCCTTGGTCCGCATAATCGCAGAGGCCTTGAAAACCGGAGAACTCATCACCCTCCTCACCGGTGCCGGC
This window harbors:
- a CDS encoding transglycosylase SLT domain-containing protein encodes the protein MDKPESLPEADIDPPKPKPKRKSTAPKKGPSKSRKKKKVPPPGYLQHKLAMLAVELISLSIVAISLIIVLIGYSADRFTGTSFFGSLLPFAFGILLLVLLTLASLLGWWRLRQWLHLKAEYLSPLVAAGLAIIIGWFTVQDNFALAYGRFRTLVGGKEEAGRVTLEHQIYAAYRRYGTKDLQKMLVRAKKFTPSIEAAAEAFDVDVNILHGIAAAESSFLPKDSADGGRGLFQITQVPKATLEEAAERLEVAKLDLQNPKHNAFVAAATLKHYLDEMHEDLFLALLAYNIGPANGGLRFIMDQYHTSDFTTIQPYLQEMPRGYPVRVLSHALAFRIWREEGKLLAYEEGQNALHIQHIGIPGLHAGF